A genomic window from Periweissella cryptocerci includes:
- a CDS encoding transposase zinc-binding domain-containing protein, with amino-acid sequence MKKNIQQDIFFDEHHNWDKFVAENGHRLRQVVFDEIEKFKRCCDRQRGFRLYVCEACHLTAL; translated from the coding sequence ATGAAGAAAAATATTCAACAAGATATCTTTTTTGATGAACATCATAATTGGGACAAGTTTGTTGCTGAGAATGGTCACCGTCTTAGGCAGGTGGTATTTGATGAAATTGAAAAATTCAAACGCTGTTGTGACCGTCAAAGAGGATTTAGATTGTACGTTTGTGAGGCTTGCCATTTAACAGCCTTATAG
- a CDS encoding glucosamine-6-phosphate deaminase: MKIIKVQDNLAGGQAGYQVFADALASGADTFGLATGSTPISIYDAIAASDLDFSQATSVNLDEYVGLAADHDQSYHYFMQKHFFDAKPFAQSFVPAGDAQDISAELTHYDEVIATHPVDLQILGLGQNAHIGFNEPGTSFTSQTHLVDLTPSTIAANARFFADAAEVPTQAITMGISQIMAAKQILMVAYGANKAHAVKAMLEGPVSEDVPASILQQHANVVVILDEAAASLLTK, translated from the coding sequence ATGAAGATTATTAAAGTGCAAGACAATCTTGCTGGTGGACAAGCTGGTTACCAAGTATTTGCAGATGCTTTAGCGAGTGGGGCAGATACGTTTGGCTTAGCGACCGGTAGTACACCAATCTCAATCTATGATGCAATTGCTGCTAGTGACTTAGACTTTTCACAAGCAACATCAGTTAACTTGGATGAATATGTTGGCTTAGCCGCTGATCATGATCAAAGTTATCATTATTTCATGCAAAAGCATTTCTTCGATGCTAAGCCCTTTGCGCAATCATTTGTGCCTGCCGGGGATGCTCAAGACATTTCGGCTGAATTAACACACTATGATGAAGTGATTGCGACCCATCCAGTTGATTTACAAATTCTTGGTTTGGGACAAAATGCGCACATTGGTTTCAACGAACCAGGGACGTCATTCACCAGCCAAACCCATTTGGTGGACTTAACACCATCCACAATTGCCGCTAATGCACGTTTCTTCGCGGATGCAGCAGAAGTACCAACGCAAGCGATTACGATGGGTATCAGCCAAATTATGGCGGCAAAGCAAATTTTGATGGTAGCATATGGTGCCAACAAAGCCCACGCGGTTAAAGCAATGCTCGAAGGCCCAGTGTCCGAAGATGTGCCAGCATCAATCTTGCAACAACACGCCAACGTTGTTGTAATTCTGGATGAAGCAGCTGCAAGTTTATTAACGAAATAA
- a CDS encoding universal stress protein codes for MAEQRYLNILVPVDGSKEAEIALDKAIAVTKRNGSEAHLHILHVIDTRAFQNVSSFDTTMVEQVSETAKETLDEYVERAKAVGVENVSYTIEYGSPKAIIAKEAPKEVNADLIMIGATGLNAVERILIGSVTEYVTRTADVDVLVVRTNDAASL; via the coding sequence ATGGCAGAACAACGTTACTTAAATATCCTTGTCCCAGTTGATGGTTCAAAGGAAGCTGAAATTGCTTTAGACAAGGCAATTGCTGTTACTAAACGGAACGGTTCAGAAGCACACTTGCACATCTTGCATGTTATCGACACGCGTGCTTTCCAAAACGTGTCATCTTTTGACACTACAATGGTTGAACAAGTTTCAGAAACTGCAAAGGAAACGCTCGACGAATACGTTGAACGTGCCAAGGCAGTTGGAGTTGAAAATGTCAGCTACACAATCGAATACGGTTCTCCAAAGGCGATTATCGCTAAGGAAGCCCCTAAGGAAGTTAACGCTGACTTAATCATGATTGGTGCAACTGGTTTGAACGCCGTTGAACGAATCTTAATCGGTTCAGTTACTGAATACGTAACTCGTACCGCTGATGTGGACGTCTTAGTTGTCCGGACTAACGACGCTGCATCTCTCTAA
- a CDS encoding C40 family peptidase gives MMKKLFVTFATLALTLTIGTALAFADDLVQGDGIVNTVTDTPAVDAATVKYAGKYTGKKQDVTGYTATVKKNGDLFKVSGNKKKSATFTRQLRMNSLKGQTLTVTKKVAAVVNGKKTTIYWVQAGTIQGWTKKANLKFKSTSKLNGASIVKYAKQFKGVPYVWGGTTPRGFDCSGYVQYVYKHVYHVNVGRTSRDQAALVNSAKGTKVSANNAKAGDILVWTRGGASTAYHAALASGNKKFMQAVQPGTGLNINSSYANGHFKPSYAIRVNLNKLPKTN, from the coding sequence ATGATGAAGAAATTGTTTGTAACTTTTGCAACTTTGGCACTAACTTTGACTATCGGAACTGCACTCGCATTTGCTGATGATTTAGTTCAAGGCGATGGAATTGTAAATACGGTAACTGATACACCTGCAGTTGATGCAGCAACCGTTAAGTACGCTGGTAAGTACACAGGTAAGAAACAAGATGTGACTGGCTACACAGCAACTGTTAAGAAGAACGGTGACCTCTTTAAGGTTAGCGGTAACAAGAAGAAAAGTGCGACATTTACTCGTCAATTACGTATGAACAGCTTAAAAGGTCAAACTCTTACGGTAACAAAAAAAGTTGCCGCAGTAGTTAACGGCAAGAAGACAACAATTTACTGGGTACAAGCTGGAACGATTCAAGGTTGGACTAAGAAAGCTAACTTGAAGTTCAAGAGCACTTCTAAGCTTAATGGCGCTTCAATTGTGAAGTACGCTAAGCAATTCAAGGGTGTACCTTATGTCTGGGGTGGTACAACACCACGCGGATTTGATTGCTCTGGCTACGTTCAATACGTTTACAAGCACGTCTACCACGTTAATGTTGGCCGTACTTCACGCGATCAAGCAGCCCTTGTAAACTCAGCTAAGGGTACTAAGGTTTCAGCTAACAACGCTAAAGCCGGTGATATCTTAGTTTGGACGCGTGGTGGTGCTTCAACTGCTTACCACGCAGCCCTTGCATCAGGTAACAAGAAGTTCATGCAAGCGGTGCAACCTGGTACTGGTTTGAACATTAACTCATCATATGCCAATGGCCACTTCAAGCCATCATATGCTATCCGTGTTAACTTGAACAAATTACCAAAAACTAATTAA
- a CDS encoding DUF5067 domain-containing protein, which produces MSKVLKFVPILLLAVILTACGATKSNTASSTSKSTAASAHKPTKPADIKFTKQTLTTPQGTLTITGHKIAPSGVQENTGEKADKNQFIIYFTFKNTSAHDVYPADIWDKYVSATQAGKKLVTGNLAWSTAESADNNLLNRSVMPVKAGKQCKTLGMFRYPQKTTTPLTVNFTASNKVTIHSIKYPVK; this is translated from the coding sequence ATGTCCAAAGTCCTTAAATTCGTGCCAATCTTGCTCCTTGCGGTTATTTTAACCGCCTGTGGTGCCACCAAAAGCAACACCGCTAGTTCTACAAGCAAGTCAACAGCCGCCAGTGCCCACAAACCAACAAAACCCGCCGACATTAAATTTACCAAGCAAACGCTGACTACGCCCCAAGGTACACTAACAATTACTGGTCACAAAATTGCTCCTAGTGGTGTTCAAGAAAACACCGGTGAAAAAGCCGATAAAAATCAATTTATTATTTATTTCACATTCAAAAATACCAGTGCCCACGACGTTTATCCTGCTGATATTTGGGACAAGTATGTGAGTGCCACCCAAGCTGGTAAAAAACTTGTCACTGGTAACTTAGCATGGAGCACCGCTGAATCTGCCGATAATAATTTATTAAATCGCAGTGTCATGCCCGTCAAAGCCGGTAAGCAATGCAAAACGCTTGGCATGTTCCGTTACCCTCAAAAGACCACTACGCCACTGACTGTTAATTTCACGGCTAGCAATAAAGTTACCATTCACTCAATTAAATACCCCGTTAAATAA
- the rpmF gene encoding 50S ribosomal protein L32 — MAVPSHKTSKSNKRARRGGNTKLNMPAIHLDPTTGEYVLSHHVSSKGTYNGRQVLAKDAK; from the coding sequence ATGGCAGTTCCATCACACAAAACATCTAAGAGTAACAAGCGTGCCCGTCGTGGCGGTAACACTAAGTTAAACATGCCTGCAATTCACCTCGATCCAACAACTGGTGAATATGTCTTGAGCCACCACGTTTCAAGCAAGGGTACTTACAACGGTCGCCAAGTTTTGGCTAAGGACGCTAAGTAA
- the manA gene encoding mannose-6-phosphate isomerase, class I yields the protein MSEPLLLTPVFHDKIWGGTKLHDEFKFRGATGDHVGEAWIISAHPNGPTTVRNGDYRGQTVAELWESHRELFGMSEDAVFPLLTKILDANQDLSVQVHPDDEYAKAHAGELGKTECWYVLEAAEGAEIYYGHHAQTREELAELIKAEKWDELLRKVPVKAGDFFYVPAGTIHALGAGVMVLETQQSSDTTYRLYDFDRVDATTGKLRELHIEDSINVTTVPHEDPKLSITSEKIEAATITTLVEAPHFSVYKWSLDGGYAQFHRNDVPYTLATVIDGQATLSVDGMVYPLKKGDSFILPADVEDWTIQGHIDLIASHPGIAEK from the coding sequence ATGAGTGAACCATTATTATTAACACCGGTGTTCCACGATAAAATTTGGGGTGGAACAAAACTCCATGATGAATTCAAATTTCGCGGTGCCACAGGCGATCACGTTGGTGAAGCTTGGATAATTTCAGCACACCCCAATGGCCCAACGACTGTCCGCAATGGCGACTACCGCGGTCAAACAGTTGCTGAACTTTGGGAAAGCCATCGTGAATTGTTTGGCATGAGCGAAGATGCTGTTTTCCCACTCTTAACGAAAATTTTGGATGCGAACCAAGATTTGTCAGTGCAAGTGCACCCTGATGATGAATACGCAAAAGCCCACGCTGGTGAATTAGGCAAAACCGAATGTTGGTATGTGCTCGAAGCCGCAGAGGGTGCTGAAATTTACTATGGTCACCATGCCCAAACCCGCGAAGAGTTGGCAGAATTGATCAAAGCAGAAAAATGGGATGAATTACTACGCAAAGTTCCAGTTAAGGCTGGCGACTTTTTCTACGTGCCAGCAGGGACAATTCATGCGTTGGGTGCCGGTGTGATGGTTCTTGAAACGCAACAAAGTTCAGATACCACATACCGTTTGTACGACTTCGACCGTGTGGATGCCACGACTGGTAAGTTGCGTGAATTACACATTGAAGATTCAATTAATGTTACAACGGTTCCACATGAAGATCCTAAATTATCAATCACAAGTGAAAAAATCGAAGCAGCCACAATTACGACCTTAGTTGAAGCACCACACTTCAGCGTTTACAAATGGTCGTTAGATGGCGGCTACGCACAATTCCACCGCAATGATGTGCCATATACTTTGGCTACTGTAATTGATGGTCAAGCCACGCTTTCAGTTGATGGCATGGTTTATCCATTGAAGAAGGGTGACTCATTCATCCTTCCAGCTGATGTCGAAGACTGGACAATTCAAGGACATATCGACTTGATTGCCAGCCACCCTGGTATTGCAGAAAAATAA
- a CDS encoding YueI family protein — translation MSDNKSSLDTHMDKGLYGTPQINPDEQRKFLGTFRERVYATMTVAELRQDGYLAEWQQEMHDHPVATLLLNGNLDVDAFTPYIKLAKQFNIPFSLKTEERFGTESDAVAIELVNASAVNITELDIATHREAAKPVAVAAPAKKSLWQRLFNSHKQ, via the coding sequence ATGAGTGATAATAAATCTAGCCTTGATACACACATGGACAAGGGGCTTTATGGTACCCCTCAAATCAATCCCGACGAACAACGTAAATTCCTGGGAACTTTCCGCGAACGTGTTTATGCGACCATGACCGTGGCAGAATTGCGTCAAGACGGCTATCTGGCAGAATGGCAGCAAGAAATGCACGACCATCCCGTGGCAACCTTGTTGTTAAATGGTAATTTGGACGTCGACGCATTTACACCTTATATCAAATTAGCCAAGCAGTTTAACATTCCATTTAGCTTAAAAACTGAAGAACGCTTTGGTACTGAGTCTGATGCCGTCGCGATTGAATTAGTTAACGCGAGTGCCGTTAATATTACTGAACTTGATATCGCAACCCACCGCGAAGCCGCAAAGCCCGTCGCAGTGGCAGCACCCGCAAAAAAGTCATTGTGGCAACGTTTGTTTAATTCTCACAAGCAATAG
- a CDS encoding ammonium transporter, whose product MDTSAIVWVLISAALVWIMTPGLALFYGGLASTKYASNTVFLSVIILGLAPFVWMVLGYSLAFSGHGTFIGNFDHILLNGVSFSKTTMGLKIPDGAFMLFQGMFPIITAAIITGSVVGRVNLKAMLLFIPIWLVAVYAPLAHMVWGGGWLAQIGALDFAGGDVVHISSGVSGLMLAILVGKRHKPADEKDTPDSIVNVVIGAALLWIGWFGFNGGSALEANATAILAFANTNIAAAAAMVTWFIIDFSRTGKAKITGALSGGLVGLVVITPAAGLVAPASALLMGMIAAPAVYFLVDFLKRKFRYDDTLDAFGFHGIGGIIGGILTGIFADKADGGLLATGSLHQTLIQLVAIGVTIVFAAGMTFIIAKLVSLITPLRVEKAVEERGIDTALHGEYISIMNSPQFNNRFRAPGSGSGHFGKQ is encoded by the coding sequence ATGGATACAAGTGCGATAGTTTGGGTATTGATTTCGGCAGCATTGGTATGGATTATGACACCAGGATTAGCCTTGTTCTACGGTGGCTTGGCTAGTACGAAATACGCAAGTAACACAGTGTTTCTTTCAGTCATTATTTTAGGTTTAGCACCATTTGTCTGGATGGTGCTCGGCTATTCCTTAGCGTTTTCCGGACATGGGACATTTATCGGTAACTTTGATCATATCCTGTTAAACGGTGTGTCATTTAGCAAAACAACGATGGGACTAAAAATTCCCGATGGAGCATTCATGTTATTTCAAGGGATGTTTCCAATTATTACCGCCGCGATTATCACTGGTTCAGTCGTTGGCCGTGTGAATTTAAAAGCGATGTTACTGTTTATTCCAATCTGGCTGGTCGCTGTATATGCTCCGTTAGCACATATGGTCTGGGGTGGCGGTTGGCTCGCTCAAATCGGCGCGTTGGACTTTGCCGGTGGGGATGTTGTCCACATTTCATCTGGGGTTTCGGGCTTGATGTTAGCGATTTTAGTTGGTAAACGCCACAAGCCAGCCGATGAAAAAGATACACCTGATAGCATTGTCAACGTCGTTATCGGTGCGGCATTACTGTGGATTGGCTGGTTTGGCTTCAATGGTGGCTCGGCGTTAGAAGCGAATGCCACGGCCATTTTAGCTTTTGCCAATACGAATATTGCAGCGGCAGCGGCGATGGTAACGTGGTTCATAATTGATTTTTCCCGGACTGGTAAGGCAAAAATAACTGGGGCGCTTTCCGGCGGCTTGGTAGGTTTGGTGGTTATCACGCCAGCAGCAGGTTTAGTAGCACCCGCATCGGCACTGCTGATGGGGATGATTGCAGCACCGGCAGTCTATTTCTTAGTTGATTTTTTGAAACGTAAATTTCGCTATGACGACACTTTAGATGCGTTTGGATTCCACGGGATCGGTGGAATTATCGGTGGTATTTTAACTGGTATATTTGCTGATAAAGCTGACGGTGGTTTGTTAGCTACTGGTTCATTGCATCAAACGTTGATTCAATTGGTCGCAATTGGGGTCACGATTGTATTCGCTGCCGGGATGACGTTTATCATTGCTAAGTTAGTGAGTCTAATCACACCATTGCGGGTTGAAAAAGCCGTGGAAGAACGTGGAATTGATACCGCCCTGCACGGTGAATATATCAGTATCATGAACTCACCACAATTCAACAATCGCTTCCGGGCGCCAGGTAGTGGAAGCGGGCATTTTGGTAAACAATAG
- a CDS encoding replication-associated recombination protein A, protein MQQPLAYRMRPRNLDEVVGQQQLVGEGKIINRMVKASRLSSMILYGPPGTGKTSIASAIAGSTKYAFRMLNAATDSKKDLQVVAEEAKMSGTVILLLDEIHRLDKTKQDFLLPHLESGAIILIGATTENPYININPAIRSRTQIFEVTPLDEADIQIAVERALTDKERGLGEYNVVLEDNALQQLIRSTNGDLRSALNGLELAVLSTDADDDGHIVITLPIIEETIQRKAMSADKDGDAHYDVISAFQKSIRGSDVNAALHYLARLVESGDLPIIMRRLMVIAYEDVGLANPQAAARTVQAVQASEKLGLPEARIPLANAVIELALSPKSNSAYVAIDAALSDVQGSNFGDMPAHLKDAHYKGAEKLGHGVGYKYPHEYPNDWIKQQYLPDKLKTREYFAPKGNSKYEEGLKATAKRLHDLQ, encoded by the coding sequence ATGCAACAGCCACTGGCTTATCGAATGCGACCACGTAACCTTGATGAGGTGGTCGGCCAACAACAACTAGTTGGTGAAGGAAAAATAATTAATCGCATGGTTAAAGCAAGCCGGCTATCATCAATGATTTTATATGGCCCCCCTGGGACAGGTAAAACCAGTATCGCCAGCGCAATTGCGGGCTCAACTAAATACGCATTTCGCATGCTCAACGCCGCAACTGATTCAAAAAAAGATCTCCAAGTTGTCGCAGAAGAAGCTAAAATGTCTGGTACCGTCATTTTATTATTAGATGAAATCCATCGCCTCGACAAAACTAAGCAAGACTTCTTGTTACCACACCTTGAAAGTGGTGCGATTATATTAATCGGGGCAACTACCGAAAATCCCTACATTAATATCAATCCCGCCATTCGCTCGCGAACCCAAATTTTTGAAGTCACGCCGCTCGATGAAGCAGACATTCAGATTGCCGTCGAACGCGCTTTAACCGATAAGGAACGTGGTTTAGGCGAATATAATGTCGTGTTAGAAGATAATGCGCTGCAACAACTTATCCGCTCAACCAACGGAGACCTCCGGAGCGCATTAAACGGGCTCGAGTTAGCCGTCCTTTCGACCGATGCGGATGATGACGGGCATATTGTTATCACGCTACCGATTATTGAAGAAACGATTCAACGCAAAGCCATGTCCGCTGATAAAGACGGGGACGCGCACTACGATGTCATCTCGGCTTTTCAAAAATCAATTCGGGGTAGCGACGTAAATGCCGCCCTCCACTACTTGGCCCGCTTAGTTGAATCTGGTGATTTACCAATCATCATGCGCCGCCTAATGGTGATTGCTTATGAAGATGTTGGTTTAGCAAATCCGCAAGCAGCTGCCCGGACAGTTCAAGCCGTCCAAGCATCCGAAAAATTAGGTTTACCAGAAGCGCGCATTCCTTTGGCCAATGCCGTAATCGAACTCGCCCTTTCACCTAAATCCAACTCAGCCTATGTCGCCATTGATGCTGCCTTAAGTGACGTGCAAGGCAGTAACTTTGGCGACATGCCCGCGCATTTAAAGGACGCCCACTACAAAGGTGCCGAAAAACTCGGACACGGCGTTGGCTATAAGTATCCGCATGAATATCCTAACGACTGGATCAAGCAACAGTATTTACCTGATAAGCTTAAAACACGCGAATACTTCGCCCCAAAAGGCAATAGCAAGTACGAGGAAGGCTTAAAAGCAACGGCTAAACGGCTCCATGATTTACAATAA
- a CDS encoding VOC family protein — MKTHHISLLTEDADQNINFYTGVLGLRFIKNSVNQANPRRRHVYYGDFMGTPGTVVTFFPVPFHGRKRIDARHFFQGIHFSIPTGSTIFWAKHLTDAGFPTSLDAFGVLHALDPDKIPLEFHESDAVLFDWHINYMTDVPYDKQITGVIGTELHVTDPAATAKFFKEMFNVDTKHNVINLEDNQQIFLVATPADDSVPQWGAGSIDHFALSADNQAELDAYWKRAEELGYTRELMVDRGYFRSVYFREPGGNRVEVATTNPGFILDESLFDLGTTFALPPRFAGDREALLAYYAKQGVHFDDVQPYTGTGHLSGTVEVIHGDETTSNN, encoded by the coding sequence ATGAAAACTCACCACATTTCACTCTTGACTGAGGATGCCGACCAAAACATTAATTTTTACACGGGAGTTCTTGGTCTTCGATTCATTAAGAATTCGGTTAACCAAGCAAATCCACGACGTCGGCACGTCTACTACGGCGACTTCATGGGTACACCTGGAACCGTTGTGACTTTCTTCCCCGTCCCTTTCCATGGGCGTAAACGGATTGATGCTCGGCATTTTTTCCAAGGAATCCACTTCAGTATTCCAACTGGTTCAACCATTTTTTGGGCTAAGCATTTGACTGATGCTGGTTTTCCAACTAGTTTAGATGCCTTCGGAGTGTTGCACGCATTAGATCCCGACAAGATTCCATTAGAATTTCACGAATCAGATGCCGTGCTTTTCGATTGGCACATTAATTACATGACTGACGTGCCATATGACAAGCAAATTACCGGTGTTATTGGTACTGAATTGCATGTCACTGATCCTGCCGCAACCGCTAAATTCTTCAAGGAAATGTTCAACGTTGACACTAAGCACAACGTGATTAACCTCGAGGACAATCAACAAATCTTTTTGGTTGCAACGCCAGCCGATGATTCAGTACCACAATGGGGCGCAGGCTCAATTGATCACTTTGCTTTGAGCGCTGATAACCAAGCTGAGCTCGATGCCTACTGGAAACGCGCTGAAGAACTTGGTTATACCCGCGAACTCATGGTTGACCGCGGCTACTTCCGTTCAGTGTACTTCCGCGAACCCGGCGGTAACCGCGTTGAAGTTGCAACCACTAACCCTGGTTTCATTCTAGACGAAAGCCTCTTCGACCTTGGAACGACTTTTGCATTGCCACCACGCTTTGCCGGCGATCGTGAAGCCCTCTTAGCCTATTACGCTAAGCAAGGTGTCCACTTCGATGATGTGCAACCATACACTGGTACCGGCCACTTAAGCGGTACTGTCGAAGTCATCCACGGTGATGAAACGACTAGCAATAACTAA
- a CDS encoding helix-turn-helix domain-containing protein, producing MHVNGHTIKDRRRALGISQTDLAQGICTQATISLVENKNRIPKVATLKQIAGRLDLEMNELVAEYHPEQDQLLGQIFEHVLNQRWRKAEVLLEQIKFSSLKTRAARIRYHTLQAVMCNIRKHSAQAIGNALEALTLIGQAKKSPYRMLVRVQLALAYLHQQKGELMQESLSEAIRLARSWVVKTPRDAQLIEMVVYRAAEIYMKQAKYARVITVLNFGIKQVEQQGVTWHLDKLYSLRGQAQYILRRFKLAYHDYHMAYAAATFNRDKGVRVMSARYLRELAPYCATVVGE from the coding sequence ATGCATGTTAATGGACACACAATCAAGGATCGCCGGCGGGCTTTGGGGATTTCACAAACGGATTTAGCTCAGGGAATCTGTACCCAGGCGACGATTAGCTTAGTTGAAAATAAAAATCGAATTCCCAAAGTTGCCACGTTAAAACAAATCGCCGGGCGATTAGACCTAGAAATGAATGAGTTGGTTGCTGAATATCATCCAGAACAAGATCAGCTGTTAGGACAAATATTTGAACATGTCCTAAATCAGCGGTGGCGTAAAGCTGAGGTATTATTAGAACAAATTAAATTCAGTAGCCTAAAAACAAGAGCTGCGCGAATCCGGTACCATACGTTGCAGGCTGTAATGTGTAATATTCGTAAGCACAGTGCACAAGCAATTGGGAATGCACTCGAAGCGTTGACGTTAATTGGGCAAGCTAAAAAATCGCCATACCGGATGCTCGTCCGTGTACAGTTGGCGCTTGCGTACTTACACCAGCAAAAAGGTGAACTCATGCAAGAGAGTTTGAGTGAGGCGATACGGTTAGCACGGTCGTGGGTAGTAAAAACGCCGCGGGATGCACAGTTAATTGAAATGGTGGTTTATCGCGCCGCTGAAATATACATGAAGCAAGCAAAATACGCCCGTGTAATCACGGTGTTGAATTTTGGTATCAAGCAGGTTGAACAACAAGGGGTTACATGGCACTTAGACAAGTTGTATAGCTTACGTGGGCAAGCGCAGTACATTTTACGCCGGTTTAAATTAGCGTACCATGATTATCATATGGCCTATGCAGCGGCCACTTTTAATCGCGATAAGGGGGTGCGGGTGATGAGTGCTCGGTATCTTCGTGAATTGGCACCTTATTGTGCAACCGTGGTCGGTGAGTAG
- the rpsD gene encoding 30S ribosomal protein S4 has translation MSRYTGPKYRISRRLGVSLSGSGKELANKPYAPGDHGQGRRSKMSEYGTQLRAKQTIRFTYGLTERQFSNLFNKAGKVRKGTHGTNFLILLETRLDNIVYRLGLATTRAQSRQLVNHGHILVDGKRVDIPSYEVKPGQEISVRDKSKKLAIIASAVESTVARPQFVEFDAEALKGSLVRLPEREELDANFEENLVVEYYNKLG, from the coding sequence ATGTCTCGTTATACTGGTCCTAAGTACCGTATCTCACGTCGTCTCGGCGTATCTCTTTCAGGTTCAGGTAAGGAACTTGCTAACAAGCCTTACGCACCTGGTGACCACGGTCAAGGCCGTCGTTCAAAGATGTCAGAATATGGTACACAATTGCGTGCCAAGCAAACTATTCGTTTCACTTACGGTTTGACTGAACGTCAATTCTCTAACTTGTTCAACAAGGCTGGTAAGGTTCGTAAGGGTACTCACGGTACTAACTTCCTTATCTTGCTTGAAACTCGTTTGGATAACATCGTTTACCGTCTTGGTTTGGCTACTACTCGTGCCCAATCACGTCAATTGGTAAACCACGGTCACATCCTTGTTGATGGTAAGCGTGTTGATATTCCTTCATACGAAGTTAAGCCTGGTCAAGAAATCTCAGTTCGTGACAAGTCAAAGAAATTGGCTATCATCGCATCTGCTGTTGAATCAACTGTGGCTCGTCCACAATTCGTTGAATTCGACGCCGAAGCTTTGAAGGGTTCATTGGTTCGTCTTCCAGAACGTGAAGAACTTGATGCTAACTTCGAAGAAAACCTTGTCGTTGAATACTACAACAAGTTGGGATAA
- a CDS encoding MarR family winged helix-turn-helix transcriptional regulator: MKTELLEKYIDAYLSTLKYLDDFVSQTAIEYNLSFEQYLIIREIAQRDGLTMTDIVDERNVTRAAISRQIKMLLKRNYVYQEADANDRRRMLLHLTPDGKEAERIISKKVRERFNGWIDIFGQAKAEEILSFIQDFGAVAGNGTAKEIKE, encoded by the coding sequence ATGAAAACAGAACTTTTAGAAAAATATATCGATGCCTACTTGTCGACGTTGAAATATTTGGATGATTTTGTCTCACAGACTGCGATTGAATATAACTTGTCATTTGAACAATATTTAATTATTCGCGAAATTGCGCAACGTGACGGGCTGACAATGACCGATATTGTTGATGAACGTAATGTAACACGGGCAGCGATTTCACGGCAAATAAAAATGCTTTTAAAACGTAATTATGTTTACCAAGAGGCTGACGCGAACGATCGGCGCCGGATGCTTTTGCACTTAACGCCAGATGGTAAAGAAGCCGAACGCATCATTTCTAAAAAAGTCCGCGAGCGTTTCAACGGCTGGATTGATATTTTTGGCCAAGCTAAGGCGGAAGAAATTTTAAGCTTTATTCAGGATTTTGGTGCAGTTGCTGGTAATGGGACGGCGAAAGAAATCAAAGAATAG
- a CDS encoding NUDIX hydrolase, whose product MATKATELSSKNYYHGRIFDVVQRKLVTPDGMTVTRDVVEHGDAVAFIALLPDENRAPLIQLGYEYRAGVDDMRWSLPAGLVNAGEDRPTAAIREAQEEGGLQFGTAKELFAMSSSEGFTSEEVSIVLLTDYQGEVEKHFDQDEFVTTKLVPLKEAIQMQHEGIIKSAPGVAALIWAELHYAELAELVK is encoded by the coding sequence ATGGCAACTAAAGCAACTGAATTGAGTTCTAAAAATTATTATCACGGACGGATCTTTGATGTGGTCCAACGTAAATTGGTGACACCAGATGGAATGACGGTTACGCGGGACGTGGTTGAGCACGGGGATGCGGTAGCCTTCATCGCATTGCTACCAGATGAGAACCGTGCGCCCCTAATCCAACTCGGCTATGAATACCGTGCTGGGGTTGACGATATGCGGTGGTCGCTTCCGGCTGGTTTAGTTAATGCTGGTGAAGATCGTCCCACGGCCGCGATTCGTGAAGCGCAAGAAGAGGGCGGTTTACAATTTGGGACAGCGAAAGAATTGTTTGCGATGAGTTCCTCAGAAGGTTTCACGAGCGAAGAAGTCAGTATCGTCTTATTAACTGACTATCAAGGTGAAGTCGAAAAACACTTCGATCAAGACGAATTTGTCACGACCAAGTTAGTACCTTTAAAAGAAGCAATTCAAATGCAGCATGAGGGGATTATCAAATCAGCTCCCGGTGTTGCGGCCTTAATTTGGGCGGAGCTACACTATGCTGAATTAGCCGAACTTGTGAAATAG